One segment of Procambarus clarkii isolate CNS0578487 chromosome 1, FALCON_Pclarkii_2.0, whole genome shotgun sequence DNA contains the following:
- the LOC123768124 gene encoding uncharacterized protein produces MSLDSIAAPGPVSLGAGVPSPAAVLPELHDPASQHLNRKRRMNYISNLLDSDGNLQNEMLAFAFAATMLSTIPILLGNEFDVNDGLRKKRQVGPYQESDDPDISSYSYYTPSPEDSKMQPLFSGYTYKTIMTSPPGTDYFHIHNGSVLTPGVNSNVIAASEQETRVTNASLGELINEVLQWSHEKVKNKPLLPMLINLALDKYSGNLNPADKLVRTAYKKWKNYG; encoded by the coding sequence ATGTCCCTGGACAGCATAGCTGCACCGGGCCCTGTGAGCCTGGGTGCAGGAGTCCCTTCTCCAGCTGCTGTGCTTCCTGAGCTCCATGATCCTGCCAGTCAACACCTTAATAGGAAACGAAGAATGAACTACATTTCCAACCTTCTCGACTCAGATGGTAACTTGCAGAACGAGATGCTGGCGTTTGCCTTCGCGGCCACCATGTTGTCCACCATCCCAATCCTCCTGGGCAATGAATTTGATGTCAACGATGGCCTCAGGAAGAAGAGACAAGTCGGACCTTACCAAGAATCCGACGACCCAGATATCAGCTCATATTCGTATTACACTCCATCACCAGAAGACTCCAAGATGCAGCCACTTTTCTCTGGATACACCTATAAGACAATCATGACATCTCCACCCGGCACTGACTATTTCCACATCCACAATGGTTCTGTATTGACGCCTGGTGTTAATTCAAACGTTATAGCAGCTTCGGAGCAGGAAACCAGAGTTACTAACGCCTCCTTGGGTGAGCTCATCAATGAAGTCTTGCAATGGTCACATGAGAAGGTAAAGAATAAGCCGCTCCTGCCAATGCTAATTAACCTCGCTCTAGATAAATATTCCGGAAACCTAAACCCTGCCGACAAACTTGTTAGAACCGCGTACAAGAAATGGAAAAACTACGGATAA